A stretch of the Duncaniella dubosii genome encodes the following:
- a CDS encoding RagB/SusD family nutrient uptake outer membrane protein → MKNFLKYTLVALAGSTLGLTSCGLDEYNPSAGNETVDSFETWKGLATYCYSPLATQLYSVYDFLSVAEGGTDMWLCPSGNRDYAKQLIYYDGLTTNTNASNKLFKQAYTTIPSCNSVIANADKVVGGTEEEKAKIVAEAKTLRAFYNLLLVTYYGPVTLTTEEVGNVNTKPVRSTVEDFYQSITTDLKEAAEALDNTPVDGNYARVTKKTALGILARAYAQGAGEGLQEDGKSYWQRAREVAEDIITNSSAYNVYLYDNIDDLWAQENNRNNKEALFIASGANATLSDMKNYYVKNNLFTYTICNPNKLTDLYTRSDKGNYYLGRTNNNTFAPSKYSIDVFDPSWDRRWENTFMTAFGMFSMTDPDHQWVGPYAGTCVTITPPIVKKYGINTKFTGKKIYPYIDMKVVEGGAYNQYVPSGVWPKGETSGNPDKLLQVKNAYVVDYPVALDDNRFAIVMSKETRTPEEKAQSQYFTLNIDDLYGSSEYSTEFKTEQFDGTNSYQLYPSLIKFNWCYNGSWGSGLNTKNGDMMIMRTAEIYLIAAEACQQLNDPAAAAKYLEPLRIRATRPGATTPALGTVTEDVIFDEYAREMAGELNRWALLKRHHAFEDRLAKYNKRAAKFFNPERHYLRPISADFLNQIDNKNQYGDNGYGTTPGKGF, encoded by the coding sequence ATGAAAAATTTTCTCAAATATACATTAGTGGCGCTCGCGGGTTCCACTCTCGGCCTGACTTCATGTGGTCTCGACGAGTATAACCCCTCGGCCGGCAATGAGACCGTCGACTCATTCGAGACTTGGAAGGGTCTTGCCACTTACTGCTACTCACCGCTCGCCACACAGCTCTACAGCGTCTATGACTTCCTGAGCGTGGCCGAAGGCGGAACCGACATGTGGCTCTGTCCCTCCGGCAACCGCGACTATGCAAAGCAGCTTATTTATTACGACGGACTCACCACCAATACCAATGCGTCCAACAAGCTCTTCAAGCAGGCATATACCACGATTCCCTCCTGTAACTCTGTGATAGCCAATGCCGACAAGGTAGTGGGTGGCACTGAGGAAGAAAAAGCTAAAATCGTGGCCGAGGCCAAGACTCTCCGCGCTTTCTATAATCTCCTCCTTGTCACATACTACGGACCCGTGACCCTCACCACCGAGGAGGTAGGCAATGTGAACACAAAACCCGTCCGAAGCACAGTAGAGGATTTCTACCAATCCATCACCACAGATCTAAAGGAGGCAGCCGAAGCCCTCGATAACACTCCTGTCGACGGCAACTATGCCCGCGTCACTAAGAAGACCGCCCTCGGCATCCTGGCCCGTGCCTACGCACAAGGCGCTGGCGAAGGTCTCCAAGAGGACGGCAAGTCATACTGGCAGCGTGCACGCGAAGTGGCCGAGGATATTATCACCAATTCCTCTGCCTACAACGTCTATCTCTATGACAATATCGACGACCTCTGGGCGCAGGAAAACAACCGAAACAACAAAGAGGCTCTCTTTATCGCATCAGGAGCCAACGCCACGCTCTCAGACATGAAAAACTACTATGTGAAGAATAACCTCTTCACATATACCATCTGTAACCCCAACAAGCTCACCGACCTCTACACAAGGAGCGATAAGGGTAACTACTACCTCGGACGCACAAACAACAATACATTCGCACCCTCGAAGTATTCTATCGACGTCTTCGATCCCTCTTGGGACCGCCGTTGGGAAAACACTTTCATGACCGCCTTCGGCATGTTCTCCATGACTGACCCCGACCACCAATGGGTAGGCCCGTATGCCGGCACATGCGTCACAATCACTCCTCCCATTGTCAAGAAGTATGGCATCAACACAAAATTTACCGGCAAGAAAATCTATCCGTACATCGATATGAAAGTGGTCGAGGGCGGTGCCTACAACCAGTATGTCCCCTCCGGCGTGTGGCCTAAGGGTGAGACCTCCGGTAACCCCGACAAACTCTTGCAGGTCAAGAACGCCTATGTTGTTGACTATCCCGTGGCTCTCGACGACAATCGTTTTGCTATCGTGATGTCAAAAGAGACCCGCACTCCCGAAGAGAAAGCTCAGAGCCAGTATTTCACTCTCAATATCGATGACCTCTACGGCAGCAGCGAATACTCAACCGAGTTCAAGACCGAGCAGTTTGACGGCACAAACTCTTATCAGCTCTATCCCTCGCTTATCAAGTTCAACTGGTGCTACAACGGTTCATGGGGCAGCGGTCTCAATACAAAGAATGGCGACATGATGATTATGCGTACAGCCGAAATCTATCTGATTGCAGCAGAAGCATGTCAGCAACTCAATGATCCAGCAGCTGCAGCGAAATATCTTGAGCCCCTGCGCATACGTGCCACACGTCCCGGAGCAACCACTCCCGCGCTCGGCACAGTCACCGAAGACGTTATCTTCGATGAATATGCCCGTGAAATGGCAGGTGAGCTTAACCGTTGGGCACTCCTCAAGCGTCACCATGCCTTCGAAGACCGCCTTGCTAAATATAACAAACGCGCTGCCAAATTCTTCAACCCGGAAAGGCACTATCTCCGCCCGATCTCGGCTGACTTCCTCAACCAGATTGACAATAAGAATCAGTACGGTGACAACGGCTACGGCACTACTCCCGGCAAAGGTTTCTAA
- a CDS encoding ATP-binding protein codes for MMTPAYKFPIGIQNFRDIRRNGYIYVDKTGYIRRLVDTGKYYFLSRPRRFGKSLLMSTIEAYFKGCKELFEGLEIATYEKEWKEYPVFHLDLSGENYNDIPTLTKVLNYFLSEIEKNYGLSEDGHTVALRFKNAIKGVYDKTGRQVVILVDEYDTPLTQTLTSPELQEEFRNMLKGFYGVMKSMDGYIKLAMLTGVTRFSKVSIFSDLNNLRDISFLPEYNAICGVAESEIVSYFTPAISSFADKRNIPVSAMAEELRRNYDGYRFADPAECEGIYNPFSLLNALASESIGDYWFETGTPTFLVRLLQKKNYPLDRLNKAEASQDELKGLDLAMAGIIPLMYQSGYLTIRDFDRQFGLYTLGFPNKEVERGFLNFLFPYYTSIRNGNGTFAIREFTRDISNGNVDSFMHRLQSLFADFPYDQIRETELHFHNVLYLVFTLLGYYTRTEYRSSRGRADLIVKTDSRIFIFEFKLDKSPREAIEQIDRMGYALPFYSEGKEIIKIGVNFSSTLRNIDSWIVEKYD; via the coding sequence ATGATGACACCGGCATACAAATTTCCTATAGGCATACAGAATTTCCGCGACATACGCCGGAACGGCTATATATATGTCGACAAGACAGGCTATATCCGCCGACTTGTCGACACCGGTAAATACTATTTTCTGAGCCGTCCCCGCCGATTCGGCAAAAGCCTGCTGATGTCAACCATCGAAGCCTATTTCAAAGGGTGCAAAGAACTCTTTGAAGGTCTTGAAATCGCCACATACGAGAAAGAATGGAAAGAATATCCGGTGTTTCATCTCGATTTGTCAGGCGAGAACTATAACGACATCCCTACCCTGACCAAAGTGCTCAACTATTTCTTGTCGGAAATCGAGAAAAACTACGGGTTGTCGGAAGACGGTCACACTGTAGCTCTGAGATTCAAGAATGCAATCAAAGGCGTTTATGACAAGACCGGCCGACAGGTAGTGATACTTGTCGACGAATATGACACGCCCCTGACCCAAACTCTGACCTCACCGGAACTGCAGGAGGAATTCCGCAACATGCTGAAAGGATTCTACGGTGTGATGAAATCAATGGACGGCTACATCAAACTGGCCATGCTCACAGGAGTCACCCGGTTCAGCAAAGTAAGCATATTCAGCGATCTCAACAACCTGCGCGACATATCATTTCTTCCTGAATACAATGCCATCTGTGGCGTAGCAGAGTCTGAAATAGTCAGCTACTTCACTCCCGCCATCAGTTCGTTCGCGGACAAACGAAATATCCCGGTCTCAGCAATGGCCGAAGAACTCCGTCGCAACTACGATGGCTACCGATTCGCAGATCCCGCAGAATGCGAAGGTATCTACAACCCGTTCAGCCTACTCAACGCACTTGCATCGGAATCGATCGGAGACTATTGGTTTGAAACGGGCACACCTACGTTTCTGGTGAGACTGCTACAGAAAAAAAACTATCCGCTCGACCGGCTTAACAAAGCCGAAGCCTCACAGGACGAACTTAAAGGCCTCGACCTCGCAATGGCAGGAATAATTCCGTTGATGTATCAGAGTGGCTACCTGACAATCCGCGACTTTGACCGGCAGTTCGGCCTCTATACCCTCGGCTTTCCGAACAAAGAAGTCGAACGCGGTTTTCTCAACTTCCTCTTTCCCTACTACACATCAATCCGCAACGGAAACGGGACATTCGCCATCCGCGAATTCACACGCGACATCAGTAACGGAAATGTCGACAGCTTCATGCACCGTCTTCAAAGTCTATTCGCCGATTTTCCCTACGACCAGATACGCGAGACGGAACTTCATTTCCACAATGTCCTCTATCTCGTGTTCACGCTCTTGGGCTATTATACACGTACCGAATACCGTAGCAGCCGCGGACGAGCCGACCTTATCGTCAAGACCGACTCCCGGATTTTTATTTTTGAATTCAAATTGGACAAATCCCCGCGTGAGGCCATCGAACAGATTGACCGCATGGGTTATGCACTCCCATTTTACTCCGAAGGAAAGGAAATCATCAAAATAGGAGTCAACTTTTCGTCCACACTCCGCAACATCGACAGTTGGATTGTCGAAAAATACGATTGA
- a CDS encoding 2-oxoacid:acceptor oxidoreductase subunit alpha, with amino-acid sequence MLDKTNVKTLDKVVVRFSGDSGDGMQLAGNIFTNVSAGLGNKVSTFPDYPAEVRAPQGSLSGVSGFQVSVGVDVHTPGDLCDVLIAMNPAALKQNIRFLKPGGVVIVDIDSFKEADLKKALFETLDPFKELDIKAQVVEVPVTSMTKAALADSGLDNKSILKCRNIFALGLVCWLFDRPLEGALRMLKGKFAKKPAIFEANAKVIEAGYNYGNNIHATVSTYRIETEEAVPGVYTDINGNTATAWGFIAASEKSGRPLFLGSYPITPATDILQELAKRKDLGVKAVQMEDEIAGVCSAIGASFAGHLAVTSTSGPGLALKSEGIGLAVIAELPLVIVDVQRGGPSTGLPTKTEQTDLMQALYGRNGESPLAVVAASTPTDCFTMAFEAARIAVEHMTPVILLTDAFIGNGSSAWRVPEASELPEIHPPLLAPNAVDEAWQPYTRKDEDLVRYWAIPGTEGAMHRVGGLEKDYNTGAISTDPVNHEKMVMARREKIARIANDIPALEVLDPKEADTILVGWGGTYGHLRTAAGELCAAGKPVAFAHFNYINPLPANTEEVLSSYKTVIVAELNTGMFADYLQARFPGLNIKRINKIQGQPFLVSEVVKGVTKIMED; translated from the coding sequence ATGTTAGACAAGACCAATGTCAAGACCCTCGACAAAGTTGTGGTCCGCTTCTCCGGCGACTCCGGCGACGGCATGCAGCTTGCAGGCAACATTTTCACAAATGTATCCGCAGGGTTAGGAAACAAAGTGTCAACCTTCCCCGACTATCCGGCCGAAGTACGCGCCCCCCAAGGTTCGCTCAGCGGAGTGTCAGGCTTTCAGGTAAGCGTCGGAGTCGACGTCCACACACCGGGCGACCTCTGCGACGTGCTTATCGCCATGAATCCCGCAGCCCTCAAACAGAACATCCGCTTCCTCAAGCCAGGCGGAGTAGTGATCGTCGACATCGACTCATTCAAGGAAGCAGATCTCAAGAAAGCACTTTTCGAGACCCTCGATCCCTTCAAGGAACTCGACATCAAGGCTCAGGTAGTTGAAGTGCCCGTGACCTCGATGACCAAAGCCGCCCTCGCGGACTCCGGACTCGACAACAAGAGCATCCTCAAATGCCGCAACATCTTTGCCCTCGGACTCGTCTGCTGGCTCTTTGACCGTCCGCTCGAAGGCGCGCTCCGCATGCTCAAAGGCAAATTCGCCAAGAAACCCGCCATCTTCGAAGCCAACGCAAAGGTTATCGAAGCCGGCTACAACTACGGCAACAACATACACGCAACCGTCTCGACCTACCGCATCGAGACCGAAGAGGCCGTCCCCGGTGTCTACACCGACATCAACGGCAACACCGCCACCGCATGGGGCTTCATCGCCGCATCGGAGAAGAGCGGCCGTCCCCTCTTCCTCGGCAGCTACCCCATCACCCCTGCGACCGACATCCTTCAGGAACTCGCAAAGCGTAAGGACCTCGGCGTTAAAGCCGTCCAGATGGAAGATGAAATCGCAGGTGTCTGCTCGGCAATCGGAGCATCGTTCGCCGGACATCTCGCAGTCACCTCCACTTCAGGCCCCGGCCTCGCCCTCAAGAGTGAAGGCATCGGCCTCGCCGTCATCGCCGAACTTCCGCTGGTCATCGTCGACGTGCAGCGCGGTGGCCCCTCGACCGGTCTCCCCACCAAGACCGAGCAGACCGACCTCATGCAGGCGCTCTACGGCCGTAACGGTGAATCGCCACTTGCAGTTGTGGCGGCGTCCACTCCGACCGACTGCTTCACAATGGCTTTCGAAGCCGCACGCATAGCCGTGGAACACATGACTCCCGTCATCCTTCTCACCGACGCCTTCATCGGCAACGGATCGAGCGCATGGCGCGTCCCTGAAGCTTCGGAACTTCCCGAAATACATCCTCCGTTGCTCGCTCCCAACGCTGTCGACGAAGCATGGCAGCCCTACACCCGCAAGGACGAAGACCTCGTGCGCTACTGGGCCATCCCCGGCACTGAAGGCGCCATGCACCGCGTGGGCGGTCTTGAAAAAGACTACAACACAGGCGCAATCTCAACCGACCCCGTCAACCACGAAAAGATGGTCATGGCCCGTCGCGAAAAGATCGCCCGCATCGCCAACGACATTCCCGCACTCGAAGTCCTCGACCCGAAAGAGGCCGACACCATCCTCGTCGGCTGGGGCGGCACATACGGCCATCTCCGCACTGCCGCCGGCGAACTCTGTGCAGCCGGCAAGCCCGTGGCCTTCGCCCACTTCAACTACATCAACCCGCTTCCCGCCAATACGGAGGAAGTGCTCAGCAGCTACAAGACCGTAATCGTGGCCGAGCTCAACACAGGCATGTTCGCCGACTATCTTCAGGCCCGCTTCCCCGGTCTCAACATCAAACGCATCAACAAGATTCAAGGCCAGCCCTTCCTTGTGAGCGAAGTAGTCAAAGGTGTAACTAAAATCATGGAGGACTAA
- a CDS encoding amidohydrolase family protein — MLMPGVIDTHVHFRDPGLTEKGDIETESRAAVAGGVTSYVDMPNTRPATVSRKAVDDKIKRASEVSAANFGFFIGATNDNITELLAADYSQVAGVKLFLGSSTGNMLVDDNSTLTRLFAESPALIAVHAEDEAIIRTSRDRLLDECGGTIPVERHPDVRPREACIEATRRAIGLARRTGAHLHICHISTADELEMIKKAKAEGVSVTAETCPQYLLFDRNDFDRLGARIKCNPAIKEASDRIALLRELLPGGCIDTIATDHAPHLLRQKEGDALTAASGMPMVQFSLRAMLELLDTAPRLESIGPERIVELMSHNPARLLGIDRRGFIREGYYADLVLLDPVDPSVRPVKITDSDMAGRCGWTPLAGMCLSHNIRLTMVNGATAYSDGVFAAPHGQPLRFDAVEKARSQSEA; from the coding sequence ATGCTCATGCCCGGAGTCATCGACACCCACGTCCACTTCCGCGACCCGGGACTGACCGAAAAAGGCGACATCGAGACCGAAAGCCGGGCAGCAGTCGCAGGAGGAGTCACATCATACGTCGACATGCCAAACACGCGGCCGGCAACAGTCAGCCGCAAGGCCGTTGACGACAAAATCAAACGCGCGTCAGAGGTTTCGGCCGCAAACTTCGGATTTTTCATCGGCGCGACCAACGACAACATAACCGAACTGCTCGCTGCCGACTACTCGCAGGTGGCAGGAGTGAAACTTTTCCTCGGCTCATCGACAGGCAACATGCTTGTCGACGACAACTCGACCCTCACCCGGCTCTTCGCTGAATCGCCCGCTCTCATCGCAGTCCATGCCGAAGACGAAGCCATCATCCGCACCTCGCGCGACCGTCTGCTCGACGAATGCGGAGGCACAATCCCGGTGGAACGCCATCCCGACGTCCGCCCGCGCGAAGCATGTATCGAAGCCACCCGCAGAGCCATCGGACTTGCCCGCCGGACCGGCGCACATCTCCACATCTGCCACATCTCCACCGCCGATGAGCTGGAAATGATCAAGAAGGCCAAGGCCGAAGGTGTCAGCGTCACAGCCGAGACCTGTCCGCAATATCTCCTTTTTGACCGCAATGATTTCGACCGTCTCGGAGCGCGCATCAAATGCAATCCCGCCATAAAGGAAGCCTCCGACCGCATAGCCCTCCTGCGCGAACTCCTCCCGGGAGGATGTATCGACACCATCGCCACCGACCATGCCCCGCATCTCCTCCGGCAGAAAGAGGGCGACGCTCTGACCGCCGCGTCAGGCATGCCGATGGTGCAGTTCTCGCTCCGCGCCATGCTCGAACTGCTCGACACCGCCCCCCGGCTCGAATCCATCGGGCCTGAACGCATCGTCGAGCTAATGAGCCACAATCCGGCCCGGCTGCTCGGCATCGACCGGCGCGGATTTATCCGCGAGGGCTACTATGCCGACCTCGTGCTCCTCGACCCCGTAGACCCGTCTGTCCGCCCTGTCAAAATCACCGACAGCGATATGGCCGGACGATGCGGATGGACACCACTCGCAGGAATGTGCCTGAGCCACAACATACGCCTGACAATGGTCAACGGAGCGACGGCCTACAGCGACGGTGTCTTCGCCGCGCCCCACGGCCAACCGCTCCGCTTTGACGCAGTGGAAAAAGCCCGGAGCCAATCCGAGGCTTAA
- a CDS encoding polyprenol monophosphomannose synthase, with product MQSVTTTVDSVVIIPTYNERENVAAIIEAVFRLSRKFDVLIIDDNSPDGTADIVKELQLTHTGRLHMIQRKGKLGLGTAYIAGFKWALEHGYEYIFEMDADFSHNPDDLMKLYEACAVKGADVAVGSRYVTGVNVVNWPMGRVLMSFYASRYVRIVTGMPINDATAGFVCYRRKVLETLPLDHIRFKGYAFQIEMKFLAYKYGFKIVEVPIIFVNRVLGTSKMSSGIFSEGFFGVLRLKWSSLFNKYDRKALNP from the coding sequence ATGCAGTCCGTCACGACAACTGTTGACAGTGTGGTCATCATACCCACCTATAACGAGAGGGAAAATGTTGCCGCAATCATCGAGGCAGTCTTCAGACTGTCCCGAAAATTTGACGTTTTGATTATTGATGACAATTCGCCCGACGGCACAGCGGATATTGTCAAGGAACTTCAACTTACACACACCGGCCGTCTGCACATGATTCAGCGAAAAGGCAAACTCGGACTCGGGACTGCCTATATCGCCGGCTTCAAATGGGCGCTCGAACACGGCTATGAGTACATCTTCGAGATGGACGCCGACTTCTCCCACAACCCCGATGACCTGATGAAACTCTACGAGGCATGCGCCGTCAAAGGCGCGGATGTCGCCGTAGGCTCACGCTATGTCACAGGGGTCAACGTCGTCAACTGGCCGATGGGACGGGTGCTAATGTCATTTTACGCATCGCGCTACGTCCGCATAGTCACAGGCATGCCGATCAACGACGCGACAGCCGGATTCGTATGCTACCGCCGCAAAGTGCTCGAAACCCTCCCGCTCGACCATATACGGTTCAAAGGCTACGCATTCCAGATCGAGATGAAATTTCTCGCCTATAAATACGGATTCAAGATAGTCGAAGTTCCCATCATCTTCGTCAACCGCGTGCTCGGCACATCAAAGATGAGCTCCGGAATATTCAGCGAAGGCTTCTTCGGAGTCCTCAGGCTGAAATGGTCAAGCCTCTTCAACAAATACGATCGCAAGGCCCTCAATCCTTAA
- a CDS encoding inositol-3-phosphate synthase, producing MTKSTVKPANGKLGVLVVGLGAVTSTFMTGVLMARKGLAKPVGSMTQYDKIRVGKGADKKYLHYKDIVPMADLNDIVFGAWDVYPANAYQSAIYAEVLQEKDIEPVKDELEKIVPMKAAFDKNYAKRLDGDNVMGEKTRWEMAEQLREDIRNFKKENGVDRVVVLWAASTEVYVPVDEKIHGTIEALEAAMKADDKEHIAPSMCYAYAALKEGAPFIMGAPNTTVDIPAMWELSEQTGMPIAGKDFKTGQTLVKSGFAPIIGTRCLGLNGWFSTNILGNRDGLVLDEPANFRTKEVSKLSTLESILVPEDQPDLYNANCGGAEEGGHQGYYHKVRINYYPPRNDSKEGWDNIDIFGWMSYPMQIKINFLCRDSILAAPLCLDLVLLSDLAARAGRHGIQRFLSFFLKSPMHDYTKGEVPVNHLFQQYTMLKNAIREMGGYEADEEID from the coding sequence ATGACTAAATCTACTGTAAAACCCGCCAACGGTAAGCTTGGCGTACTCGTAGTAGGACTTGGAGCAGTTACCTCCACCTTCATGACCGGCGTCCTCATGGCCCGCAAAGGTCTCGCAAAACCTGTCGGCTCAATGACCCAATACGACAAGATCCGTGTCGGCAAGGGAGCAGACAAAAAATATCTCCACTATAAGGACATCGTTCCTATGGCCGACCTCAACGACATCGTGTTCGGCGCATGGGACGTTTATCCAGCCAACGCCTACCAGAGCGCTATCTATGCTGAAGTGCTTCAGGAAAAGGACATCGAACCCGTGAAGGACGAACTCGAAAAGATCGTCCCCATGAAGGCCGCTTTCGACAAGAACTATGCAAAGCGTCTCGACGGTGACAACGTGATGGGCGAGAAGACCCGCTGGGAAATGGCCGAACAGCTCCGCGAAGATATCCGCAACTTCAAGAAAGAAAACGGAGTTGACCGTGTTGTTGTCCTCTGGGCCGCTTCAACCGAAGTCTATGTTCCGGTTGACGAAAAGATCCACGGCACAATCGAAGCTCTCGAAGCTGCAATGAAGGCTGACGACAAGGAACACATCGCACCTTCGATGTGCTACGCATACGCAGCCCTCAAGGAAGGCGCACCCTTCATCATGGGCGCACCCAACACCACTGTTGACATCCCCGCAATGTGGGAACTCAGCGAGCAGACCGGCATGCCTATCGCTGGCAAGGACTTCAAGACCGGCCAGACTCTCGTGAAGTCAGGTTTCGCTCCCATCATCGGCACTCGTTGCCTCGGCCTCAACGGATGGTTCTCAACCAACATACTCGGCAACCGCGACGGTCTCGTGCTTGACGAACCCGCCAACTTCCGCACCAAGGAAGTTTCAAAGCTTTCAACCCTCGAATCAATCCTCGTACCCGAAGACCAGCCCGACCTCTACAACGCAAACTGCGGCGGTGCTGAAGAAGGCGGCCACCAAGGCTACTACCACAAGGTACGTATCAACTACTATCCCCCGCGCAACGACAGCAAGGAAGGCTGGGACAACATCGATATCTTCGGATGGATGAGCTATCCCATGCAGATCAAGATCAACTTCCTCTGCCGCGACTCAATCCTCGCAGCTCCCCTCTGTCTTGACCTCGTGCTTCTGAGCGACCTCGCAGCACGCGCCGGCCGTCACGGAATCCAGCGCTTCCTCAGCTTCTTCCTCAAGAGCCCGATGCACGACTACACCAAGGGTGAAGTTCCTGTCAACCATCTCTTCCAGCAGTACACCATGCTGAAGAACGCTATCCGCGAAATGGGTGGCTATGAGGCTGACGAAGAAATCGACTAA
- a CDS encoding 2-oxoacid:ferredoxin oxidoreductase subunit beta — protein MEQTQYTPANYKSSQSVRWCPGCGDHAILNSLHKAMATVGVPPHMTAVISGIGCSSRLPYYMNTYGFHTIHGRAAAIATGFKVARPDMTVWQISGDGDGLAIGGNHFIHAVRRNIDINMLLFNNKIYGLTKGQYSPTSDRGFVSKSSPYGTTEDPFIPAELVFGARGNFFARSIDVELQISQEVLVAAARHKGASVVEILQNCVIFNHGIHNFITDKEHRAERTIHLVHGEKMLFGKDNEMGLVRDGFLLKAVKVGEEGYTMDDVLVHDAHTPSNFLHQQLAMMDGHDLPLALGVIRDVDSPAYDQAVEEQVAEVRARKNFSSLRDMVLAGETWTVE, from the coding sequence ATGGAACAGACTCAGTATACCCCCGCCAACTATAAGAGCAGCCAGTCAGTGCGCTGGTGTCCCGGCTGCGGCGACCACGCCATCCTCAACTCACTCCACAAGGCTATGGCCACCGTGGGTGTGCCTCCCCACATGACAGCTGTCATCTCGGGCATCGGCTGTAGCTCGCGCCTCCCCTACTACATGAACACCTACGGTTTCCACACCATCCACGGACGTGCGGCAGCCATAGCCACCGGCTTCAAGGTAGCGCGCCCCGACATGACCGTATGGCAGATTTCGGGCGACGGCGACGGTCTCGCAATCGGTGGCAACCACTTCATCCATGCAGTGCGCCGCAACATCGACATCAACATGCTCCTCTTCAATAATAAAATCTATGGTCTCACCAAGGGTCAGTATTCACCGACCAGCGACCGTGGATTCGTTTCGAAGTCATCGCCCTACGGCACTACCGAAGACCCCTTCATCCCCGCTGAACTCGTCTTCGGCGCACGCGGCAACTTCTTCGCCCGCAGCATCGACGTAGAGCTTCAGATTTCACAAGAAGTGCTCGTCGCAGCCGCCCGCCACAAGGGTGCATCGGTTGTCGAAATCCTCCAGAACTGCGTAATCTTCAACCACGGCATCCACAATTTCATCACTGACAAGGAGCACCGCGCCGAGCGCACAATCCATCTCGTCCACGGCGAGAAGATGCTCTTCGGCAAGGACAATGAAATGGGTCTCGTCCGCGACGGATTCCTGCTCAAAGCCGTGAAGGTCGGTGAAGAGGGCTATACGATGGACGATGTGCTCGTTCACGACGCCCACACTCCGTCAAACTTCCTCCACCAGCAGCTCGCCATGATGGACGGCCACGACCTCCCGCTGGCACTCGGTGTGATCCGCGACGTTGACTCGCCCGCCTACGATCAGGCTGTCGAGGAACAGGTGGCCGAAGTACGCGCCCGCAAAAACTTCAGCTCGCTCCGCGACATGGTCCTCGCCGGCGAAACTTGGACTGTGGAATAA
- a CDS encoding fimbrillin family protein produces MKNKHFYLMAAMGISVLGFCSCSDNDAPGIDSSVSASNAIRFAANTELASRAGDITTNTLKDFYVYAYTRTDGVPELFMDNVTVSKSDNNTWTYSPIKYWPADQTVDFYAFAPAWVGESGPLKPVPYYNYPGDEDIVYAVSPDLTGNTDAPNAQVVFNFRHALSKVTVKMSSTNENLKVKVTNVVLTNIMSRGNFNFPKVSTSQTIPSETTTPGAVSENSIGKWTDQNTRTGYILHMSQDQGEIIELTSTPIDITLHGDGIGSQYMMPQPLVWRSNGSGNDTYITVMGQSMMQRPVTSFGLMKILLLKIFLRVVQTVMA; encoded by the coding sequence ATGAAGAATAAACATTTCTATCTCATGGCTGCTATGGGCATCTCCGTATTAGGTTTTTGCTCTTGCTCTGATAATGATGCGCCAGGCATTGACTCCTCCGTCTCAGCATCAAATGCCATCCGTTTTGCCGCTAACACGGAGCTTGCGTCCCGTGCCGGTGATATTACGACCAACACCCTGAAGGACTTCTACGTATATGCCTATACCAGGACAGATGGTGTGCCCGAGCTTTTTATGGACAATGTGACCGTTTCCAAAAGCGATAATAACACATGGACCTATTCGCCCATAAAGTATTGGCCTGCAGATCAGACTGTGGATTTCTACGCTTTTGCTCCTGCGTGGGTAGGGGAATCAGGCCCTCTAAAACCGGTCCCGTATTATAATTACCCGGGAGATGAAGATATTGTCTATGCTGTTAGCCCTGATCTTACAGGTAATACAGATGCACCCAATGCTCAAGTGGTATTTAATTTCCGACATGCATTATCAAAGGTGACGGTTAAAATGAGTTCTACGAATGAAAACTTGAAGGTTAAAGTAACAAACGTCGTACTGACTAATATAATGAGTCGTGGTAATTTTAATTTCCCAAAGGTCTCTACTTCGCAGACAATTCCATCGGAAACGACTACCCCCGGAGCTGTATCGGAAAATAGTATTGGGAAATGGACAGACCAGAATACGCGTACGGGCTATATTTTGCACATGTCTCAGGATCAAGGTGAGATTATTGAGTTGACCAGTACCCCGATTGACATTACTTTGCATGGCGATGGAATTGGCTCGCAATACATGATGCCTCAGCCTCTTGTATGGAGATCAAACGGAAGTGGAAATGATACATATATTACAGTCATGGGTCAATCTATGATGCAAAGACCGGTGACAAGCTTTGGCCTAATGAAAATACTCCTCCTGAAAATATTTCTGAGGGTAGTACAAACCGTGATGGCCTGA